The following coding sequences are from one Streptomyces venezuelae window:
- a CDS encoding efflux RND transporter periplasmic adaptor subunit — protein sequence MRRRTGLLLGAAVLTAAAAGAALLTVTSDESGAGSGDAAPPAATAEVTRTDLVRSETADGKIDFAGRRAVKSPVEGTVTVAAREGATVARGETLYERDDKPVTLMYGPVPAFREMKAGDRGSDVLQLERNLAALGYGTGLYVDPRYDAATEAAVKRWQKSLNRTPTGRVGEGDVVFQPDRVKVVSADAALADQVGPDGPVLTVASTQPVVRAELDESDAQLTARGTKVEVTLPSGRTEPGRVSGTARPEEQDGAGGGGSGDGITVEVTLDGGRSAAAGEDAKATATVKFVSESRENVLTVPVEAVVALRGAHGGYGLQTVSGGTSRMVRVKTGMTADGRIEVSGSGITEGTKVGVATP from the coding sequence ATGCGACGCCGTACGGGGCTTCTTCTGGGCGCGGCCGTACTCACCGCCGCGGCGGCCGGGGCCGCTCTCCTCACCGTCACCTCCGACGAGTCGGGCGCGGGAAGCGGGGACGCCGCGCCCCCTGCCGCCACCGCCGAGGTCACCCGCACCGACCTCGTGCGGTCCGAGACGGCCGACGGGAAGATCGACTTCGCGGGACGGCGTGCCGTGAAGTCGCCGGTCGAGGGGACGGTGACGGTCGCCGCGCGGGAGGGCGCCACCGTCGCGCGCGGAGAGACCCTCTACGAACGGGACGACAAACCGGTGACGCTCATGTACGGGCCCGTACCGGCGTTCCGGGAGATGAAGGCGGGCGATCGCGGCAGCGACGTGCTCCAGCTGGAGCGCAACCTGGCCGCCCTCGGCTACGGAACGGGCCTCTACGTAGACCCGCGTTACGACGCCGCGACCGAGGCCGCCGTCAAACGGTGGCAGAAATCCCTCAACCGCACACCGACGGGCCGGGTCGGCGAGGGAGACGTGGTCTTCCAGCCCGACCGGGTCAAGGTGGTCTCCGCGGACGCGGCGCTCGCGGACCAGGTGGGACCCGACGGTCCGGTCCTCACGGTCGCCTCGACGCAGCCGGTCGTACGCGCCGAGCTCGACGAGTCCGACGCGCAGTTGACCGCGCGGGGCACCAAGGTCGAGGTCACGCTGCCGAGCGGCAGAACGGAACCGGGCCGCGTCTCGGGCACGGCACGACCGGAGGAGCAGGACGGGGCCGGGGGAGGCGGGTCCGGCGACGGCATCACGGTCGAGGTCACGCTGGACGGGGGCCGGTCGGCCGCGGCGGGCGAGGACGCGAAGGCCACGGCGACCGTGAAGTTCGTGAGCGAGTCCCGCGAGAACGTCCTCACCGTCCCGGTGGAGGCTGTGGTGGCCCTGCGCGGCGCGCACGGCGGCTACGGCCTCCAGACGGTCAGCGGCGGCACCTCGCGCATGGTGCGGGTGAAGACGGGCATGACCGCCGACGGCAGGATCGAGGTCAGCGGCTCCGGCATCACGGAGGGGACGAAGGTCGGGGTGGCGACGCCATGA